From a region of the Oncorhynchus tshawytscha isolate Ot180627B linkage group LG14, Otsh_v2.0, whole genome shotgun sequence genome:
- the LOC112266924 gene encoding succinate dehydrogenase [ubiquinone] cytochrome b small subunit B, mitochondrial, producing the protein MAAIVRISSVCHRGGKLLFYRSSLLARPLVTQQKDQDRSYPLTARIHGSSSLRAGSVSKAASLHWTGERVVSVLLLALGPAAYYFPGPAVDYSLAAALTLHGHWGIGQVLTDYVHGEPKIKMANAGLFLLSTVTFAGLCYFNYNDVGICKAVALLWSK; encoded by the exons ATGGCGGCCATCGTCAGGATAAGTTCAGTCTGCCACAGAGGTGGCAAAC TGTTGTTTTATCGCAGCTCTCTGCTTGCACGACCCTTGGTCACACAGCAAAAGGACCAAGACCGGTCCTACCCGTTGACGGCAAGGATTCATGGATCCTCATCTCTCCGTG CCGGCTCGGTGTCCAAAGCTGCCTCCCTGCATTGGACAGGAGAGCGTGTGGTGAGCGTACTGCTGCTGGCCTTGGGGCCTGCTGCCTACTACTTCCCCGGACCTGCTGTTGACTACTCACTGGCTGCTGCCCTCACCCTGCATGGGCACTG GGGGATTGGACAAGTCTTAACGGACTATGTTCATGGAGAACCGAAGATCAAGATGGCCAACGCAGGCCTCTTCCTGTTGTCGACTGTCACCTTTGCTGGTCTTTGCTACTTCAACTACAACGATGTAGGCATTTGTAAAGCGGTGGCCCTATTATGGAGCAAATGA